Within Trichoderma atroviride chromosome 2, complete sequence, the genomic segment ATGTCCTTTGTGCTTCGCAGGTGAGGTCTACACCTGGGCACTTGGCAATCCattcgacgatggcgatgtgCCCTTTCTCCGCCGCCAAATGAATGCGGGTGGCCCCCCTCGTCGTTTACCGACCGAGTGAGAAGCATCTGCTTTAGGCCAGGGATGCCATCTTGACTGCCAAAACTTCTCTGCAGGATGTCGTCCGGGAACAGAGACTTCAGCAAGGTTTCCTCGCCGTTCAGTGCAAGCATATGCACCAGGCTATTGCCGTTGTTTGTCTTTCTCGGCCAGGAGGTGTCGGCTATAACAAAAATTGGCCGGCTAAAACTGGACAGGCTCTTAAAAGTGCGTATTGCCCATTGCAATCCAGGTGTTGGGCTACCTGGAGGAGAGTATCGGTGGAAAGATTGGCAGGCATCTTGTATTTGGAAGTGGTAAGTTATCGTAGCGCTGTTGGAGATGTCTTGGATCGTGATTGTCTGCACAAGAGATGGAATCAAGAATGTCACGAGAATGTATGCGAAtagaaagaggagaggaagaaatgaACTGTGACGGGGCGAGAGTGTTGCATTATATACCTGACTGAGCAGGACAGAGGTTGTTTTGCCTTTTTACGAGGTGGGTTATTGGGAACCGCCGTTCAAGAGTTCAAAGTGTTAAAGAGCCGCTGAGTCAAGCCACAACAGGTTTAATACGGGTTTCGAATCCCAAAAAATGGACAAAGCGTACGCCATCATGAGAAAAAAGTACTCTTGCTAGCTACTATAACGTTATAGCCCATATAATGAAAGTTCCGTTCTCGAATCCCACCACAAAGCCTAGTATGGGGCCATAGTGGATGTCCGGCTTCTATAAATCCGAACGATGGGTGTTACTTTTGTAGAATTACCATAACGAATAAACCTTGCAGTTGGCTTTACCCATAGAAGTCCCATAATAGGATAACGAAACCGGACATCTATCCTATACCGTCAAGCCATATTATATGAAGAGGCTTCAACTTGTGCAATGCTTCTAGTTTGCCCGCTCTGGGAATCTCATGAAACTTGATCTGCACCAAAGCATATCTATAAGCCCAGTGAGATCAGACTTATTAGGCGGctgaaggaaaagatggacCGTAAAATCGACCACGGCCTTGATTTCATCTTTGCAGTGGTCATTTACAAAAAAATTTTGGGTTCATTGTGACAGCCATTTGGCGTCAGTTGACTTTTATATGTTATGGTTTGTAGCTTTGCACAGACAGCGAACCTTGGACAGACAATATGCATCCAATTAAACTCAGCCATGAGTCGAGCaccacggcggcggcaaatcGTATCTCCGCCTGTACAGTAAGCAAGCACCAGCGCCCCTCCCCATTTCGTCACTGCGAGAGGGACAGGCCGAAGTAGCAGCTGGGAGCTGTTTATCCTCGGCTTAGAGCCGACGCTTTCCAGTATTTCTACCCATCTAGAGCCGGCATTTACTTGCCAgcacttttactttttacttTGAAGCCGCACCTTTGTGACTTTCTCATTCTCCTAATTTTAGTCATTGAGTCTGCCTGAAAGCTTTACCAACGCCATGAACACCTTTCGTTTTGTGAGACCGGCAATCGCCAAGGTGCCCTTTCAGCGGTCCACTCTGCCTCGAATTGCGCGGGCTTACAGCTCCAAGACTTATGAGTATATCCAGACTTCTACTCCGGCGCCGGGCGTTGGACAAGGTGAATACTGCCAGACAATATATAAAATTGCAAGGGTTGATTATTGACTTTATTAAGTGACTTTGAACCGTCCAAAGGCACTCAATGCGCTGTGCACGCCTCTCATCAACGAGCTCAACGACGCTCTGGTGGATTTCAATGCCTCTGACGAGACttccgtcatcatcctcaccGGCTCACAAAAGGCTTTCGCCGCCGGGGCGGATATCAAGGAGATGGCCCCTCTGACCTTCTCAGAGGCTTACACCAAGGCCTTCATTGAGTCGTGGTCGCTTCTGACAACCCAGGTCAAGAAGCCCATCATTGCCGCCGTCTCTGGCCATGCGCTCGGTGGTGGCTGCGAGCTCGCCATGATGTGCGATCTCATCTACTGCACAGAGGGCGCCAACTTTGGCCAGCCCGAAGTCAAGCTGGGAACAATccccggcggcggcggcagccagCGCCTGACCCGCGCCATTGGCAAgtccaaggccatggagCTCATCCTCACGGGCAAGTCGTTTAGCGGCGTCGAGGCCGAGAAATGGGGCCTCGCGGCGAGAACTTTCCCCACGTACGAGGCGTTGATGGAGGAGACGCTCAAGCTGGCCGAGAGCATTGCCGGATACTCCAAGGTGGCTGTCCAGGCTTGCAAAGAGGTGGTCAACAAGAGCCAGGACCTTGCTCTGCGGGACGGAGTTGAGTTTGAGAGGCGCGTCTTCCATGCTTTGTTTGGAAGCCAGGATCAGAAGATTGGCATGAAGGCTTTtgcggagaagaagaaggctgagtGGACTCACTCGTAGATGGGTGGAAGTTGGATGTAAAATATAGCAAAAAAGTATCATCACAGCCGATGAAAATGGGGGTGTATACTAAAAAGGATACATATAGATATATGCCAACCAGAAACAATCTGAAATGAAATAATAGAGCAATTAATTACAACAAGGAGAGTTTGAGGCGTGAATCATAAACCTTCCGGGCTTCATTTCTCAGATCGCCTCTCAAATTATACGGAAACTAGTAGTACTATGGCTCTCTAGGTACCCTGATCCTGAGGTTGCGTCGAGATATTGAAGAAAATGTAGAACtgaatattattattttgATAGAGTTGGGAGTGTTAGCCTATGGCTGAAAAAGTCTCATTTATTCCAATGTTCAATTCTCAAGCGCTTCCTCCCGTTCTAtcagctcttcttgtccaatCCTAGCAATGTCGGCATTTTCCAGCGTTTCCTTCTCGATACCCTTTGTCGCCTGGTTAAGAAGCGTCGCCACAATTTGATTCAAGTAAACGATTGGAAGGCTAATGAAAGAAGTGGCAATGTTTTGAATAGCATTGATGAGCATGTATCCTCGCTGAGAGTCTCGAATGAGGCCCGGCTTGAGGATGCAGGCCTCGACAGCGCCGTTGGAGTTTTTGGCAAATTCGAGAACGCGGCTCTCGACTTCTCCCTGTGGTATAGTTTTCAGCAACAAGACTTCCTAGATAGTGATCGGGAAGAGAATGCTGGATACTTACCCTCATCAAGCAATAACTGCCCATCACCCAAGGCTTTTTAGTCTGGTCCCGCTCAGTGTTGGCACCACTGACATAGAAAAACCGCAAAGGTTTCGCCTCATTGCCTCGCGGGAGCTTGGAAATCGTTTCGAGGCCAGCAAGGGTATACTCTAAGCAAATCTTTCGGACTTCATCCCCAGACATGGTTGCGGATTTATTCGGAGTGACAGCCATGAGCCTATGATGATGA encodes:
- a CDS encoding uncharacterized protein (EggNog:ENOG41), coding for MLALNGEETLLKSLFPDDILQRSFGSQDGIPGLKQMLLTRSVNDEGGHPHSFGGGERAHRHRRMDCQVPRCRPHLRSTKDMRRSSGDGRANGSRQPTPSSRSERLLRYDGLCLGSIPGDGRDATLAARRRPQFEG
- a CDS encoding uncharacterized protein (EggNog:ENOG41); this translates as MKLIIVGSSGYVGKALVRQAVSSPAITSVVGLGRRETPVPENLDDPADAAKFTSVVCDDFLNYSDDVKQKLSNADACIWLMAVTPNKSATMSGDEVRKICLEYTLAGLETISKLPRGNEAKPLRFFYVSGANTERDQTKKPWVMGSYCLMRGEVESRVLEFAKNSNGAVEACILKPGLIRDSQRGYMLINAIQNIATSFISLPIVYLNQIVATLLNQATKGIEKETLENADIARIGQEELIEREEALEN